The Thermodesulfatator atlanticus DSM 21156 region GAAAATTTTTGGACAAAAACCTCGATAGCTTCTTTGGGATTATTTGGTTTAGGCTGGAACTCAAAAACACGCAAAACCGGCTTTTTTACTTCGATATCCATAGCGGGCTAAATTAGCATTCTTTTTTGTATTTGACGAGGGTTTATAGAGGAAAACACTTGTCACGATGCATCATCAACTTTTTAGGACAAAGCTATTCTTAGGAGCGGGCAACACTTGAACAAAGTCATGGTGAGCAAAGTGAAGCAATCTAGATCCCTCTCTGCTGTGTTCGGGACAGGGATCACTTCGGCGTGCGATAGCACGCCTCGTGATGACGGTGTAGCTGGGATCGCGCGCGGGCGTACCAGTCGCCTCGCGAGATACTGTGGATTTTGTCAAGCCATTTGCAACTGCAACTCCTCCATCGCTTTCTTATACTTGGCAAACGCAAATAACAGGAGCTTACGCGCACAGGCCGTCACCGCTACCTTTTTCGGCTTACCTTTCTTCACCAATCTGTCGTAAAATTCCCTCAATACCCCTTTACCGCTCGCTATCGCACTAAGGGCTCCCATGTAAAGTAGTCCCCTTAGCCTCTTGTCCCCCTTCTTGCTTATCTGCGCCGCCTTCTTCGTATTCCCTGATTCTTTGGTCTCAGGATCTAATCCCACAAGCGCCACCGCTTCT contains the following coding sequences:
- a CDS encoding transposase gives rise to the protein EAVALVGLDPETKESGNTKKAAQISKKGDKRLRGLLYMGALSAIASGKGVLREFYDRLVKKGKPKKVAVTACARKLLLFAFAKYKKAMEELQLQMA